The nucleotide sequence CTCGTCGACGAGTTGGGTGAGCAGCACGGTGACGACGCTGAACGGGAGGCTGAGGTACGCCGACACCTCTGCCACCGAGAGCGGGTACGCGCACATGGTGAGGATGGCCGCCTGTTCGGGCTGCATGGCGGGTTCCGGCGAGGCCCTCGCGGCGATGAGGGTGACCAGGTTGAAGTTCTGTGCCGATATGCCCGAGCCACCGCTGATGACGTAGAGCGGAACAGGTTGGCCTTCTTCCCAGCGGTCCTGGTTCTCCGACGTCACATCGCCATCCCGACGTCGTCACGCGGCGGGCTGGTCATGTGCTGGCCGATCCTGACCACGAGCGTCCGCATCCGGTCGCCGAGCAGGCCGGCGTCGACCTGGTCGTCCGCGAGGACCGCGAGGTAGGCACCGGGGCCGGCCGCCATCAGGGAGAAGTAGCCGCCGTCGGCCTCGATCCCGACCATCCGGGTGGAGCCGTCGCCCTGCGGGAACCGCTGGGAGATGGCCCGCGCCAGGCTCTGGATCCCGGAGCAGGCGGCGGCGATGGCGTCGGCGGTGTCCGGTTCCGTGTTCGCCTGGCCGATGCACAGTCCGTCCGACGACAGGACGACCACGTGTCGCACGTACGGGACGCCGCCCACGAGCTCCTTGAGCATCCAGTCCATGTTCGGCAGTGGCTGCATGTTACTCGTCCTCATCTGACGGCTCGCTGGGGGGAAGGGAAGGGGGTGCGACCGCTCTCTTGTCGCCGTTGAAGGCCTCCCACATCAGCCCCGGCTGGCGGGTCGGGCCGGAGGTTCCCCGGGGAGCGGTGGGGGTTTCTTGGGGCGTGGGGCCGACACTGACGATCGGTGTCGGGACGGGCGACTCGCGGCGCCGCTGCGGGAGTCCGTTGGCCGTCTTCCTGACCTCTCCGGTGGCCGTCGGGGCGTCGCCCGGCGGTGTCGGCCGGGGCAGGACCGGGCCGGGGCCGCCGGTGCGCCGCCGGACGGGCGGCGGCATCCGCAGGGCGGACGGCGGCACGGTGGTGATCAGCCTCCGGGGGACGAGGACGACGGCCCGTACGCCTCCGTAGGCGGAGGTGCGCAGGTCGACCTCGCAGCCGTGCTCGCGGGCGAGCCGGCTGACGACGGGCAGCCCGAGCTGGGTCACCTCGCCGAGGCCCGCCAGGTGGATGCCCGTGGCGGACTGGGCCATGATGCGCTCGATGCGCTCCCGGACCTCCTCGGTGAGTCCGACGCCGCGGTCCTCGATCTCGATGGCGATGCCGGTGGGCACCTCGCTCGCGGTCACCTCCACCGGGGTGTGCGGCGGGGAGAACGTGGTGGCGTTGTCCAGGAGTTCGGCGAGCAGGTGGATCATCGGCTCGGCTCCGGGGCCGACCACCGCCACCTCGGTCACCGACTGGAGCTTGACCCGGGGGAAGTCGACGATGCGGGACATGGCGCCGCGCAGCACGTCGTACAGCGGGATCGGCTTCGACCACTGCCGGCCGGGGCGCGCGTCGCCGAGGACGGCGATGCTGGCGGCGAGGCGGCCGATGAGCGCGGTCCGGTGGTCGACGCCCTGGAGGCCGCGGGAGACGACGAGGTCGTTGCCGTGGATGATCTGCATGGAGTGCAGGTCCTTGGCGAGCTGGTGCACGATCGCCTGGACGCGGCGTGCGACCGCCACGAGTGCCCGCTGGGAGGCGTCCTTGGTGTTCTCCTCGGCCTCGACGGCTTCCAGGAGCGTCTGCAGGGCTCCTCGGAGCGCCTCGCTGAACTCGTCGTCGAGGTGGTCGCCCAGGTTCACGGAGCGCAGGATCTCCGAGGCGGGGTCGCCCTTCTGGAGACGGGCGACGGCGGCGGGGAGGAGTTCCTCGGCGAGCCAGACGGTGGTGGCACGCTGGTCGGCCAGCCGTCCGAGGAGGGCGGCCTCGCGCTGGGCGTAGTACTCCTGTGCCTCGGCGCTGGCCCGCGCGTAGCGGGACGCGTCCGCCGAGCGGAGCCGGCGGGCGACCACCGCCGAGGTGAAGGCCGTCACCACGACCGCGGCGAGGGCGTACCAGGCGAGCGGTGTCCGTATCTGTGCAGGGGAGAAAAGCAGCGCTATGGCGAAGGCTCCGGCCAGAACTCCGGGCGTGAGGAGCCATACCCTGGCGACCGCTGGTGGCCGGGCTCTGGAGAATGAACCTGCACGAACCATCAATGGGTCCCTAAACAGTCAGGAATGAGCGGACTGAAGTGCGGCGATGCGCCGACAGGAATGAATTGGCACGGGTTTTCGCGGCCGCATTCCGTCCGTGCGCACCACAGCGTCCATGACTCGCTGTGAGCGCAGCGCAACACAACGGGGAGCATAGTCAGTTCGGGTTCACCGTGTGCCCATGCTGGAGTCGCAGGCTCCACTGATCATTTCTTGCTCATAAAACGACCAATCAGCTCCCGGAAAATGCAATGAACCGATCACCTCCGGGCGTCGATTCGCCAGGGCTCGTGACCCCCGAACGTTTCTACGCTCCGGTCTACGCCCCGGCGCCGCGATCGAGCGGCTCTTCCCCTTCGACGGCGGCCGGCTCGGCGCCGGACGGCTCGGCCGCCAGGAACCCGACCACCCCGAAGGCGAACAGCAGACCGAGGGCGAGACCGACCACGACCCAGCCGGTCGGGTGGTCCCAGAGGACGTACGTGACGACGGCGGCCGCGATCAGAACCCAGGTGATCCAGGTCCGGAAACGCCGTACGAACGGGCCGACCGGACCGGTACGGAGGCCGGCCCGGTCCGCCGCACCGCGCGCCGCGCCGATGCCCGAGTCCCAGACCCGCCGGGTGACCACGGCCGCGCGGCCGTGACCGGTCAGCCAGGCGGCCAGGGCGACCACCAGACCCAGGGTCACGACCATGCGGACCGTGGTGCGCAGGAAGTGGATCAGTGCGTCGTAGACGGACGCGGCGGCCGCCTCGGAGACGGTGTCGGGCAGGGCGTTGAGATAGACCGCGCGGAAGACGGTGAGCGCGACGCCGAGGACCAGGGCCGCGGCCGCGACACCGAGCGCCGAGGCGATCAGGGCGCGGCGGCGGCGCAGGGACAGCAGGACGCCGGCGGCCACCAGGAGCAGCGCGAGAACGGGCAGCCACGCCCCCGTGACGTCCAGGAGCCGGAATCCGGTCTTGACCTTGCCGATGTCCTCGGACCTGACGACCGTGAAGTCGGTGTGGATCTCCGGGATCTTCTCGGCGACGGTCAGGCCGGAGTCGACGAGCCGTTCCTTGACGCGGTCGATCACGGGTGCGAGGTCGACCGTCACGGTGTCGTCGTCGATCCGCACGGCTCCGTCACCGCTGCCGGTCAGGGCGCGGACGACGGAGGTGTGGACGGCCCGGTTGGCGTCGGTCCAGATCGTGTCGAAGGCGTCCGATGCGACGATGTCCCCCGCCTTGTCGTGGACGAAGCTGCGGACCGCGTCCTCCAGCGATCCGCCGAGCCGCCCCAGCGCCTTGGCGAGCAGCGGACGCTGGTCGGGAGCGACGCCCGCCAGGAGGTCCTGGAGGTCGAGGTGCTCCATGACCGCGGCGGTGACCCGGTCGGCGACCGCGGCCTGCACGTCCTCGTCGGCGGCGAGCGGGGCGACCGTGGCGACGTACCGGTCGGTGTCGCCGACGATGTCGGCGGTCCACGCGGCGACGATGCCCAGCGGGGCGAGCAGACAGCCGAGCACGATGAGCACCGCCGCGAGGAACGAGCGGCCGCGGTGGCGGGGAGCGGGCCGCGCCGCCTTCGCCCCCGCCGCCGCCTCCGATTCCAGGGCGGCGACCCGGGCGCGCAGCGCGGCGAGTTCGTTCGGATGCTCGTCGTCCGGCACGGGCGCCTCCTCCTGGTCGCACTCCACGCAATCCCGGGGACGCGGTTCCGGCCATGCGGCGCGGGACGAACGGGTGACGGACACGTCTGGCGCGAAGATCTGAACGGTGATTCACTGCTTTCATGGCATACCGCAAGAGCCCGGCCGAGCTGGCCCGGCTCAGCAGCGCACGGGAGCACCTGGTCCAGCAGGCCACCGACGTCGTGGCCGAGGTGGGCTGGGCGCAGACCTCGGTGAACGCCGTCGCCGCCGCGGCCGGCATCGCGGCCGGCTCGGTCTACCAGCACTTCCCGTCCAAGGCGGCGCTCGCCGTCGAGGTCTTCCGGCGCGCCTCCGGCCGCGAGGTCGAGGTGCTGGGCGAGGTGCTGAGCAGCCCGGGCGACCCCGTGGACCGTCTCGTCCGTGGCGTCGAGGTGTTCGCCCGGCGCTCCCTCGAACGCCGGGGCCTCGCGTACGCGCTCCTCGCGGCCCCCGCCGAGCCCGCGGTCGGCGCCGAACGGCTGGAGTTCCGCCGCCGCTACCGCGCGCTGTTCGCCGAGGTGGTGAGCGAGGGCGTGGCCGGCGGCGCGCTGCCGCGGCAGAACCCGGAGGTCACCGCCGCCGCCCTGACCGGCGCCGTCGCGGAGGTCCTCGTGGACCCGCTCGGCGCACCCGGCGCGGACTCCGCCGAACAGCTCATCGGCGAACTCACCGCGATGGCCCTGCGGTGCCTCGGCGCGACTCAGGACGGCGAGGACTGACGGACCGGCGCCCCGGCCCGTACCGAACCGCACTCGCACCCGCACCCGCACCCGCACTCGCACCCGCACCCGCACCCGCACCCGCACCCGCCGTAGGAAAGCACCGCGCGACCGCCACCCCGTACCCGACGACTCCGGAGGACCCGACCGTGACCACCACCGCCGACTCCCGGCCGGTCAGCAGGCCGACCGCACACACCCACGACGTCACCAACCAGGCTCCCCCGCTGGTCGGCCACGACGTGGCCGAGGACCCGGTCCTGCTGGAGGGCGTACGCCGGGAGGGCGCCGAGTGGTACCTCGACGACCTGCACCGGATCGGGCGCCGCACCGGCAGCGAGGAGGTCCAGCGCTGGGCCGACGAGGCCAACCGCCACGAACCCGAGCTGCGGACCCACGACCGCTACGGCAACCGCGTCGACGAGGTCGACTTCCACCCCGCGTACCACTCCCTGATGGACGTCGCGATCAGCGAGGGCCTGGCCGGCGCGCCCTGGGCCGACGACCGCCCCGGGGTCCACGTGGCGCGCGCGGCGGGCTTCATGGTGTGGAGCTCCGCCGAGGCGGGCCACGGCTGCCCGGTGTCGATGACGTACGCCGTGGTGCCCGCGCTGCGCAACTCCCCCGGTCTTGCCGCGGCGTACGAGCCGCTGCTGACCTCCCGGGTGTACGACCCCGGGCTACGGGCGCCGGGCGCCAAGCGCGGCCTCCTCGCCGGAATGGGCATGACGGAGAAGCAGGGCGGCACCGACGTCCGCGCCAACACCACGACGGCCGTGGCCGCGAGCGACGGCAGTTGGCGGCTGCGCGGTCACAAGTGGTTCACCAGCGCCCCGATGAACGACCTGTTCCTCGTCCTCGCCCAGGCGCCGGGCGGGCTGTCCTGCTTCCTGGTGCCGCGCGTGCTGCCCGACGGCGCCCGCAACACGTTCCGCATCCAGCGGCTCAAGGACAAGCTGGGCAACCGGTCCAACGCCAGCAGCGAGCCGGAGTTCGACGACACCGTGGGCTGGCTGGTGGGCGAGGAGGGCAAGGGCGTACGGACCATCATCGACATGGTCACGATGACCCGCCTGGACTGTGTGCTCGGCTCCGCCTCCGGCACGCGCGCCGCGCTGGCGCAGGCCGCCCACCACGCCCGGTACCGCTCGGTGTTCGGCGCCAGGCTCGTCGACCAGCCGCTCATGCGCAACGTCCTCGCGGACCTGGCCCTGGAGTCGGAGGCGGCGACCACCCTGGCGCTGCGGATCGCGGGCGCGACGGACCGCGCGCAGCGCGGTGACGCCGGCGAGCGGGCGTTCCTGCGGCTGGCCACGGCGGTCGGAAAGTACTGGGTGTGCAAGCGCCAGCCCGCGGCGGTGGCCGAGGCGCTGGAGTGCCTGGGCGGCAACGGCTACGACGAGGCCTCGGGGATGCCGAGGCTCTACCGCGAGGCACCCCTCAACGGCATCTGGGAGGGCTCGGGCAACGTCAACGCCCTCGACGTCCTGCGGGCGCTGGTCCGGGAACCCGAGTCCCTTGAGGCCTTCCGTGCCGAAGTGGAGGCGGCCGGGGGCGCGGACGCCCGGCTGGACACCGCGTGGCGGGAGGTACTCGGCGAGCTGACCCGGCCCGAGGACGCGGAACTGCGGGCCCGGCGGCTCGTGGAGCGTCTGGCGCTCGTGTTGCAGGGCTCGCTGCTCGTCCGGCACGCCCCCGCCGCGGTGGCGGACGCGTTCTGCGCGTCGCGGCTGGCCGGCGACCGCGGCCTGGCCTTCGGCACGCTGCCGCCGGACACGGACCTCGGGGCGATCCTCGAACGACTCCCGGCAGGACTGGCCTGAAACCGTCCCCGCCCTGCGGGACCGCCAGGAAGCCGGCGCCGTTCGCGTCCTCGAACTCGTCGGCGGCCGTCGTCGTCCGGGAGAACGCGTGGGCTGCCGGCTCGCCAGAGCCTTCGAGAGGACGCAGGCCCGAGAAGGCCCGCGTCCTCAACTCCTGACGGCCTCCCGGCGCCTGGCGTTCCGTCGCCGCGCGCGTACTCCGGCGCCCCTGTCAGTGGCCGTCGGACGCTCCGTTCAGGAGGTCGAGCGCGGCGCGGGCGTCCGCGTCTCCCGCGCGGGCGGGGCCGCTGAGCCAGTCCGCCACGGCCGCCAGGTCGGGCCCGTCCGGTGGACCGGAGTCCGGCGGACCGGCGGCGGGGGCGGAGGGGGGAGCGGTGGAGGCCGAGGCGGCCGCGGCCGTCGCGGCGGCGTCGAGGTCGACGGAGCGCAGCCACCGCTCGGCCTCCTCCATCCGGCCCGTGCGCACCAGGGCCTGGACGAGGTTGAGCCGGGCCCCCGCGTGTCCCGCCTCGGCCGCGCGGCGCCACAGCGGCTCGGCGCCGGCCCAGTCGCCGCGCTCGGCGAGGACGGCGCCGCAGCTGACCAGCGCGTCCGTGTCGCCGGCGGCGGCCGCCTCGCGCCACCACCGTTCGGCACCCGCCAGGTCGCCGCGCTGGCGCAGCAGGTTGCCGAGATTGTTCATGCCTCCGGCGTCGCCCGCCTCCACGGCCTTCCGGTAGTACGTCTCCGCTCCGTCGAGGTCGCCGCGCTGGCGCAGCAGCACGCCGAGATTGACGTACGAGTCGGTGTGACCGTCCGCCGCGGCGAGCCGGTAGTAGCGCTCCGCCCCGGCCGTGTCCCCCTCTTCGGTCAGGAGTACGCCCATGGTGTGCCGGGACGCCGTGTGTCCGGCGTCCGCGGCCCGCCGGATGTGCTCACGCGCGCCGTGGAGCCCGTCCTGGGCCACGTGGATCCTGGACACCCAAAAGAGGACCTCGGGATCACCGGAGGCGAGGGCGGCAGCGAAGCACGCGCGGGCGCGGGCCACTTCGCCCTCATGGGCCTGAAGGACGGCCATCGCCATGAGGACATGGGGGTGGCCGTTGTCGTCGGGGTGCAGGAGCAGCTGACGCGCGGCCCATTCGACAGGGGAATCCGCCGGGGGCGCGGAGGCGGACGTCCCGTCCCCGGGCGGGCCCTCCCCGGGCGGGCGCGAGACGGTGGACGGGTTCGGTGAACCGGCCGGCTCCGCCCTCTCCGCCCTCTCCGTCCTCTCCGTCCTCTCCGTCCTCTCCGCCGGACGGGACGGCGGCGGCGCGTGGCGGGCGGCGGCCGCCCGCAGGGCGCGGAGTTCGACCAGGGCCTGGCGGGCCCCGACGTGCCCGGTCTCGGCGACCGGCCGGAAGTATCGTTCCGCCGCGTCGAACTCCCCTCGGTCCATGAAGAGCGTTCCGAGCGCCAGGGCGGCCATCGGGTCACCCGCGGCCCGCGCGCGCCGGAGCCACTCCTCGGCCTCCTTGACGGCTCCCCGGTTGCCGAGGCCGATGCCGTACACCGTCATCGCCCGCACGTCGCCCGCGACCGCGGCCTCGGCCGCCAGCTCCTCCGGGATCGGCCGGCCTTCCTCGTACGCCGCTCTGACCAGCTCGTCCAGCTCAGCCGCCCGGGACCTCCCCGAGGCCGATCCCCGCCCCGCCCGTCTCCTCCACCACGCGGCCATGCCACTCCCCCGCCCGTCGCCGTAGGGGCATTGTGACCCCGCACGCCCGAAGACAACACACCAACGCACGGATAAGGCAACGGAGTTCACGGGGCGGGTTCATGGTCCGACGTGGATGTGCGCGGCCCACAGGGAGGGTGTGCGGGGGTACCGGTCGCGAATGCCGCGCACCGCCTCGCGCACCGCGTACGGGGCCCGGTCGGCGACCGGCCGGGGCGCCCCGAGCCCCTCGTAGACCTGCTCCGCGATCCGTACGGAGAGGGTGTCCTCGATCTCCCACAGGGTTCCCACCACATGCCGGAACCCCGCCAGTTGCAGACCGCCCGCGAGGTGGAGGCCCTCGTCCATGACCGTGAACCCGGACCGTGCCGTGCCGCAGGCGGACAGGTACGCCAGGTCCGCGCCGGACAGGTCGAGGCGGGAGATCCCCGCCACGGTCAGGGGGTGGTCGAGGTGGTCGTGGACCAGGAGCCTGCTGCCCACGGCCGTCAGCGGCTCGGAGGTGCCGTGGCCGCAGAAGTGCAGCCAGGTGTGGTCGGCGAGGGCCGAGACGACGGCGTCCCTGGTGGCGGCCTCGCCGGCGAGGAGCCGGGCACCCGGCAGTGCCCCGGCGACGGCGGCTCCCTCGCCGGCCGCCCCGGGCAGCGGCGGGGCGCCGGGTGCCTCGGGCACGGCGACCACCAGGAAGGAGGGGACGGACGCCGCGGTGCGGCGGCGAGCAGCCGCCAGCGCGCGGACGGTGGGGGCGTAGGACGGCACGGTCCGGTCGAGCACGGTGCGCCCGGTGGCCTCGCGGTGGTGTCCGGCGGCGTGCAGCGGCAGGAAGGCCAGCGGGCCGGTGGGGATCCACCACACGCGGGGCGGCCGGCCGTCGGCCGACGGGCCGGTGATGCCGAGGGCGTCGAGCACCGGTCCGGTGACGCCGTCCCACAGCCATCCGAGATGCCCGTCGAGCTCGTCCTCGGCGGCCGGACCCACCATCAGGTCGCCACCGTCCCCGGCCTGGAGCCGTTCCAGGGCCCCGAGAAAGGCCACCGTCCGGTCGACCACCTCACGCAACGTGAGCCGCGGCAGCGGCACGACGAGCAGCCCCTCGGCAGTGATCACCAGGGCGTCACAGCGGAAGCGGCTGACGTTGACAAGAACGACGGGCCCGTCGGCACCTTCAGCGAGGAGCCCGTCGGCCTCCGGCGGGAGCAGCGGCTCCTCGGATCCGGCACGACGCCGAACGGCGGCGGGGGCCGCGTCCCCTGACGTGGCGGACGCGGGCCGGTCGACGGCGGCGGCAGCGCCGGGGGCGGGGGCGCCGTCGGCGGCCGCGCCGGGGGCGGCATGGGCGTCGGCGTCGGCGTCCGATCCCGCACGACGCCGAACGGCGACGGGCTTCGCGTCCCCTCCCGCGGCGCACGCGGGCCGAACGACGGTGGGGGCCGCTCCGACGCC is from Streptomyces venezuelae ATCC 10712 and encodes:
- a CDS encoding DUF742 domain-containing protein — translated: MTSENQDRWEEGQPVPLYVISGGSGISAQNFNLVTLIAARASPEPAMQPEQAAILTMCAYPLSVAEVSAYLSLPFSVVTVLLTQLVDEERVEAIAPVPVAAFPERGLLEAVIHGLRKL
- a CDS encoding sensor histidine kinase is translated as MVTAFTSAVVARRLRSADASRYARASAEAQEYYAQREAALLGRLADQRATTVWLAEELLPAAVARLQKGDPASEILRSVNLGDHLDDEFSEALRGALQTLLEAVEAEENTKDASQRALVAVARRVQAIVHQLAKDLHSMQIIHGNDLVVSRGLQGVDHRTALIGRLAASIAVLGDARPGRQWSKPIPLYDVLRGAMSRIVDFPRVKLQSVTEVAVVGPGAEPMIHLLAELLDNATTFSPPHTPVEVTASEVPTGIAIEIEDRGVGLTEEVRERIERIMAQSATGIHLAGLGEVTQLGLPVVSRLAREHGCEVDLRTSAYGGVRAVVLVPRRLITTVPPSALRMPPPVRRRTGGPGPVLPRPTPPGDAPTATGEVRKTANGLPQRRRESPVPTPIVSVGPTPQETPTAPRGTSGPTRQPGLMWEAFNGDKRAVAPPSLPPSEPSDEDE
- a CDS encoding acyl-CoA dehydrogenase family protein, whose translation is MTTTADSRPVSRPTAHTHDVTNQAPPLVGHDVAEDPVLLEGVRREGAEWYLDDLHRIGRRTGSEEVQRWADEANRHEPELRTHDRYGNRVDEVDFHPAYHSLMDVAISEGLAGAPWADDRPGVHVARAAGFMVWSSAEAGHGCPVSMTYAVVPALRNSPGLAAAYEPLLTSRVYDPGLRAPGAKRGLLAGMGMTEKQGGTDVRANTTTAVAASDGSWRLRGHKWFTSAPMNDLFLVLAQAPGGLSCFLVPRVLPDGARNTFRIQRLKDKLGNRSNASSEPEFDDTVGWLVGEEGKGVRTIIDMVTMTRLDCVLGSASGTRAALAQAAHHARYRSVFGARLVDQPLMRNVLADLALESEAATTLALRIAGATDRAQRGDAGERAFLRLATAVGKYWVCKRQPAAVAEALECLGGNGYDEASGMPRLYREAPLNGIWEGSGNVNALDVLRALVREPESLEAFRAEVEAAGGADARLDTAWREVLGELTRPEDAELRARRLVERLALVLQGSLLVRHAPAAVADAFCASRLAGDRGLAFGTLPPDTDLGAILERLPAGLA
- a CDS encoding TetR/AcrR family transcriptional regulator → MAYRKSPAELARLSSAREHLVQQATDVVAEVGWAQTSVNAVAAAAGIAAGSVYQHFPSKAALAVEVFRRASGREVEVLGEVLSSPGDPVDRLVRGVEVFARRSLERRGLAYALLAAPAEPAVGAERLEFRRRYRALFAEVVSEGVAGGALPRQNPEVTAAALTGAVAEVLVDPLGAPGADSAEQLIGELTAMALRCLGATQDGED
- a CDS encoding tetratricopeptide repeat protein, whose amino-acid sequence is MAAWWRRRAGRGSASGRSRAAELDELVRAAYEEGRPIPEELAAEAAVAGDVRAMTVYGIGLGNRGAVKEAEEWLRRARAAGDPMAALALGTLFMDRGEFDAAERYFRPVAETGHVGARQALVELRALRAAAARHAPPPSRPAERTERTERTERAERAEPAGSPNPSTVSRPPGEGPPGDGTSASAPPADSPVEWAARQLLLHPDDNGHPHVLMAMAVLQAHEGEVARARACFAAALASGDPEVLFWVSRIHVAQDGLHGAREHIRRAADAGHTASRHTMGVLLTEEGDTAGAERYYRLAAADGHTDSYVNLGVLLRQRGDLDGAETYYRKAVEAGDAGGMNNLGNLLRQRGDLAGAERWWREAAAAGDTDALVSCGAVLAERGDWAGAEPLWRRAAEAGHAGARLNLVQALVRTGRMEEAERWLRSVDLDAAATAAAASASTAPPSAPAAGPPDSGPPDGPDLAAVADWLSGPARAGDADARAALDLLNGASDGH
- a CDS encoding roadblock/LC7 domain-containing protein yields the protein MQPLPNMDWMLKELVGGVPYVRHVVVLSSDGLCIGQANTEPDTADAIAAACSGIQSLARAISQRFPQGDGSTRMVGIEADGGYFSLMAAGPGAYLAVLADDQVDAGLLGDRMRTLVVRIGQHMTSPPRDDVGMAM